In one window of Methanosarcina vacuolata Z-761 DNA:
- a CDS encoding 50S ribosomal protein L37e has product MSKGTASMGKRQKRTHAKCRRCGSVSFNVHTKQCTSCGFGKTSRIRAYKWQAKCKY; this is encoded by the coding sequence ATGAGTAAAGGTACGGCATCAATGGGAAAAAGGCAGAAACGCACACATGCTAAATGCAGGCGCTGTGGGAGTGTTTCTTTCAACGTGCATACAAAACAGTGTACTTCATGTGGTTTTGGAAAAACATCTCGAATAAGAGCTTACAAGTGGCAGGCAAAGTGCAAGTATTAA
- a CDS encoding LSm family protein: MANRPLDILNNALDTPVIVRLKGAREFRGELKGYDIHMNLVLDNAEELREGEIVSKFSSVVIRGDNVVYVSP; encoded by the coding sequence ATGGCAAACCGACCTCTGGATATTTTGAACAACGCATTGGACACACCTGTAATCGTTAGATTGAAAGGCGCACGCGAGTTTAGAGGTGAGCTGAAAGGATACGATATTCACATGAACCTCGTGCTTGACAATGCTGAAGAGCTAAGAGAAGGAGAAATTGTAAGTAAGTTCAGCAGTGTCGTTATTCGCGGTGACAACGTGGTATACGTATCTCCGTAA
- the thiD gene encoding bifunctional hydroxymethylpyrimidine kinase/phosphomethylpyrimidine kinase produces MTEKPLKIKTPIVLTIAGSDSGGGAGIAADLKTFAALGVHGTCAITSVTAQNTTGVLKTFDLTPETVASQIEAVCTDMEVRWAKSGMLASSEIVREVAKEVRKYELSLVLDPVIAAEAGGNLLRKEAISVLTEELLPLCKVTTPNASEAGVLAGMSVKTPEDAKIAARKITDLGVEAVIITGGHLDATDLIYEADSETFTRIPGTFVKGGTHGTGCTYSAAVTAFLASGDNLEGAARKAKKFVEKAILKSRPAGRGVSPVNQLGAILEEKERYLVLRNVKKAVSILEGSPDFSKLIPEVGCNIGMAIPEANSYEDVAAVEGRIVRYMGRAVPVGCVDFGASRHVASIILASLRYDPEIRAAINVKYSRKALSACRDMKLGISSFDRAEEPENSSTMDWGTTEAIKKYGSMPKVIYDKGGQGKEPMIRLLGRCATEVAKLAVELAEQIQ; encoded by the coding sequence ATGACCGAAAAACCCTTGAAAATAAAAACCCCAATTGTTCTGACTATAGCAGGTTCGGATTCAGGTGGAGGAGCAGGAATTGCTGCGGATCTGAAGACTTTTGCCGCTCTTGGAGTGCACGGAACCTGCGCTATTACATCGGTTACTGCACAGAATACTACTGGAGTGCTGAAAACCTTTGACCTCACTCCTGAAACTGTCGCCAGCCAGATTGAAGCTGTCTGCACCGATATGGAGGTCAGGTGGGCAAAAAGCGGTATGCTTGCCTCATCGGAGATCGTAAGGGAAGTTGCAAAAGAAGTAAGGAAATATGAGCTTTCCCTTGTGCTGGACCCTGTTATAGCTGCTGAAGCAGGAGGGAACCTGCTACGAAAAGAAGCTATCTCTGTCCTTACTGAAGAACTGCTGCCCTTATGCAAGGTTACGACGCCCAATGCATCCGAAGCAGGTGTACTGGCTGGCATGTCTGTAAAAACTCCTGAGGACGCGAAAATTGCAGCTCGAAAAATCACGGACCTGGGTGTTGAAGCTGTCATTATTACAGGAGGACATCTGGATGCCACTGACCTGATTTATGAAGCTGATTCTGAGACTTTTACCCGTATTCCGGGCACTTTTGTTAAAGGAGGGACACACGGCACGGGCTGCACTTACTCTGCAGCAGTGACTGCCTTCTTAGCCTCTGGAGATAACCTGGAAGGAGCTGCAAGGAAAGCAAAGAAATTCGTTGAAAAGGCAATTCTCAAGAGCCGGCCTGCAGGCAGGGGAGTAAGTCCTGTAAACCAGCTTGGAGCGATTCTGGAGGAAAAAGAGCGCTACCTGGTTTTAAGAAATGTAAAAAAAGCAGTTTCGATCCTTGAAGGCAGCCCTGATTTTTCAAAACTGATTCCCGAAGTAGGCTGCAACATCGGAATGGCTATTCCCGAAGCCAACAGCTACGAAGACGTTGCTGCCGTTGAAGGCAGGATAGTAAGGTACATGGGACGGGCAGTTCCTGTGGGCTGTGTGGATTTTGGGGCCAGCCGACATGTAGCAAGTATTATTCTTGCGTCCCTTCGTTATGATCCTGAAATAAGGGCCGCAATTAACGTAAAATACTCCAGGAAGGCACTTTCAGCCTGCAGAGATATGAAACTTGGAATTTCCTCTTTTGACAGGGCTGAAGAACCGGAAAACTCCAGTACTATGGACTGGGGTACAACCGAAGCAATCAAAAAATACGGAAGCATGCCGAAAGTCATCTATGATAAAGGGGGTCAGGGAAAAGAACCAATGATACGCCTGCTCGGAAGATGTGCCACTGAAGTGGCAAAACTTGCTGTGGAGCTTGCAGAACAGATACAGTAA
- the purF gene encoding amidophosphoribosyltransferase: MKEECGVAGIILPGDRPQSNTVAFKLYYALYALQHRGQESTGIMVYDGTSSHSIKGMGLVPDVYNKDSLGHLIGNVGVGHVRYSTTGGSKIENCQPFILNFKGGAVAIAHNGNLVNARKLKDELECEGRIFISDSDTEVIGHLLVKELIKHDPIESIRNVMRKLVGSYSLVIHIGGALYAVRDPLGLKPLCFGKVDGGYAVFSESVALDTLNGTLIRDVRPGEVIVFTGDGFESCQIGNEPHPAHCVFEFIYFARPDSIIDGKLVYKVRENIGRELAREHPVEADIVSPVPDSGITSAIGYARESGTKYLEGLMKNRYIGRTFILPGQELRETAVRLKMNAIQDNVKGKRVVLVDDSIVRGTTSRRIIDMVRRAGASEIHSRVGSPAIIAPCYLGIDMATRQELIASYKTVKEVESLINADSLGYLSIDGLMRALECDKSDMCLGCLTGEYPVEIPGENCTRKQTRLDDFDNKPESS; encoded by the coding sequence TTGAAAGAAGAATGTGGCGTTGCAGGCATAATTCTACCAGGCGACAGGCCTCAATCCAATACTGTCGCATTCAAGCTGTATTACGCCTTGTATGCCCTCCAGCATAGGGGACAGGAATCCACTGGCATAATGGTATATGACGGTACATCCTCTCATTCCATTAAAGGCATGGGTCTTGTTCCTGATGTATATAACAAAGATTCTCTGGGGCACCTGATCGGAAATGTAGGAGTAGGGCATGTCCGCTACTCAACTACCGGAGGATCAAAAATAGAAAACTGCCAGCCCTTTATCCTGAATTTCAAAGGAGGAGCAGTTGCAATTGCCCATAATGGGAACCTTGTTAATGCCAGAAAGCTCAAGGATGAACTTGAGTGTGAAGGCCGTATTTTTATCAGTGATTCCGATACCGAAGTTATCGGCCACCTTCTTGTAAAAGAACTGATAAAACACGACCCCATAGAATCTATCCGGAATGTCATGCGCAAGCTTGTCGGTTCCTATTCTCTGGTTATCCATATTGGCGGTGCTCTGTATGCTGTGCGGGATCCTCTCGGTCTTAAGCCGCTTTGCTTCGGAAAAGTCGATGGCGGATACGCAGTTTTCTCGGAAAGCGTAGCCCTTGATACCCTTAACGGCACCCTTATCAGAGATGTGCGGCCAGGTGAGGTAATAGTCTTTACGGGCGACGGCTTTGAGAGCTGCCAGATAGGAAACGAGCCTCATCCTGCTCATTGTGTGTTTGAGTTCATTTATTTCGCAAGGCCTGATTCCATTATTGATGGAAAACTGGTCTACAAAGTGCGGGAAAATATTGGAAGGGAACTCGCCAGAGAGCATCCGGTAGAGGCTGACATTGTTTCTCCTGTTCCGGACTCTGGGATTACTTCGGCAATTGGTTATGCCAGGGAATCAGGTACTAAATACCTCGAAGGCCTGATGAAGAACCGTTACATAGGGCGTACATTTATCCTGCCTGGCCAGGAATTGCGTGAAACCGCAGTCCGGCTTAAAATGAATGCTATCCAGGATAATGTCAAAGGCAAACGTGTCGTTCTGGTTGATGACAGCATTGTCCGAGGTACAACCTCCAGGCGGATTATAGATATGGTCCGCAGGGCAGGTGCGTCAGAAATTCATTCAAGAGTAGGAAGTCCCGCAATTATTGCTCCTTGCTATCTGGGCATAGATATGGCTACCCGGCAGGAACTTATCGCCTCTTATAAAACCGTAAAAGAGGTTGAAAGCCTAATTAATGCGGATTCCCTCGGATATCTGAGTATTGACGGACTTATGAGGGCTCTTGAGTGCGATAAGAGTGACATGTGCCTTGGTTGTCTCACAGGAGAGTATCCTGTAGAAATCCCTGGAGAAAATTGCACAAGGAAACAGACACGTCTGGATGATTTTGATAATAAACCGGAAAGTTCCTGA